From one Pseudomonas sp. B21-048 genomic stretch:
- a CDS encoding DUF2066 domain-containing protein: MRFLKCLFVGCLSVVSLTCHAETVKGLYQVREPVSSQTPEERDQATQRALDTLVLRLTGDPKAAQSPGLAAVRKDPQQIISQFGYDAGPPEVLKVDFDPATTEQALRRAGLAVWGANRPSILGWWLNDSSEGSSLVGDGQASATPLLRAAQHRGLPLRLPLADLNEQIVATAPNLESADPAPLRGASDRYNADALLAVHAREEGGQWQAKWRLWLGDKKEAGSVQGADAAALADAVMLAVSQRLAPRFAAKPGASSEQLLEVQGMNLEHYAALGRLLEPFGARLQSVDGDRVLYRVNGSAEQLRAQLSLAKLQEISAGEAPAPATAVQPVAAGSTPVAAPAPTPQLRFRW; encoded by the coding sequence ATGCGTTTTCTTAAATGCTTGTTCGTGGGCTGTTTATCCGTGGTCAGCTTGACCTGCCATGCCGAAACCGTCAAAGGCCTCTATCAAGTGCGCGAGCCGGTCAGTAGTCAGACGCCGGAGGAGCGCGATCAGGCGACTCAGCGGGCGCTGGATACGTTGGTGTTGCGCCTGACCGGCGACCCCAAGGCGGCGCAAAGCCCTGGTCTGGCGGCTGTGCGCAAAGACCCTCAACAGATCATCAGTCAGTTCGGCTATGACGCCGGGCCACCGGAGGTGCTGAAAGTCGATTTCGATCCGGCCACCACCGAACAGGCCTTGCGGCGTGCCGGGTTGGCTGTGTGGGGTGCCAATCGGCCGTCGATCCTCGGCTGGTGGTTGAACGATTCCAGTGAAGGTTCGAGCCTGGTCGGCGATGGCCAAGCCAGTGCCACGCCACTGCTTCGAGCGGCGCAACATCGTGGGCTGCCGCTGCGGTTGCCGCTGGCGGACCTGAACGAGCAGATTGTCGCCACTGCGCCGAATCTGGAAAGTGCAGACCCGGCACCGCTGCGGGGCGCATCCGACCGTTACAATGCCGACGCTCTGCTGGCGGTGCATGCCCGTGAAGAGGGTGGCCAATGGCAAGCCAAGTGGCGTTTGTGGTTGGGCGATAAGAAAGAAGCCGGTAGCGTGCAGGGCGCCGATGCCGCCGCGCTGGCCGACGCGGTGATGCTGGCGGTCAGCCAACGCCTGGCACCACGTTTTGCCGCTAAGCCGGGCGCATCGAGCGAGCAACTGCTGGAAGTGCAGGGGATGAATCTGGAGCACTATGCGGCGCTCGGGCGTTTGCTGGAGCCTTTTGGCGCACGTCTGCAGAGTGTCGATGGCGACCGTGTGCTTTATCGGGTCAATGGCAGTGCCGAACAGCTGCGGGCGCAGTTGTCTTTGGCCAAGTTGCAGGAAATTTCGGCCGGTGAGG
- the purM gene encoding phosphoribosylformylglycinamidine cyclo-ligase codes for MSKQPSLSYKDAGVDIDAGEALVERIKSVAKRTARPEVMGGLGGFGALCEIPAGYKQPVLVSGTDGVGTKLRLALNLNKHDSIGIDLVAMCVNDLVVCGAEPLFFLDYYATGKLNVETATQVVTGIGAGCELSGCSLVGGETAEMPGMYEGEDYDLAGFCVGVVEKAEIIDGSKVAAGDALLALPSSGPHSNGYSLIRKIIEVSGADIENIQLDGKPLTDLLMAPTRIYVKPLLKLIKETGAVKAMAHITGGGLLDNIPRVLPKGAQAVVDVASWTRPAVFDWLQEKGNVDENEMHRVLNCGVGMVICVAQEHVETALNVLREAGEQPWVIGQIATAAEGAAQVDLKNLKAH; via the coding sequence ATGAGCAAGCAACCCTCCCTGAGCTACAAGGACGCCGGTGTAGACATCGACGCCGGTGAAGCATTGGTCGAACGCATCAAGAGCGTCGCCAAGCGCACTGCGCGCCCGGAAGTCATGGGCGGCCTGGGCGGTTTCGGCGCCCTCTGCGAAATCCCGGCCGGTTACAAACAACCGGTGCTGGTATCGGGCACTGACGGCGTCGGCACCAAGCTGCGCCTGGCGCTGAACCTGAACAAGCACGACAGCATCGGCATCGACCTGGTTGCCATGTGCGTGAACGACCTGGTGGTCTGCGGCGCCGAGCCGCTGTTCTTCCTGGACTACTACGCCACCGGCAAACTGAACGTCGAAACCGCGACCCAGGTCGTGACCGGCATCGGCGCTGGCTGTGAACTGTCCGGCTGCTCCCTGGTCGGCGGCGAAACCGCTGAAATGCCTGGCATGTACGAAGGCGAAGACTACGACCTGGCCGGCTTCTGCGTCGGCGTCGTGGAAAAAGCCGAAATCATCGACGGTTCTAAAGTCGCTGCCGGCGATGCCCTGCTCGCCCTGCCGTCTTCCGGCCCGCACTCCAACGGCTACTCGCTGATCCGCAAGATCATCGAAGTGTCCGGTGCAGACATCGAAAACATCCAGCTCGACGGCAAGCCGCTGACCGATCTGCTGATGGCCCCGACCCGCATCTACGTGAAGCCGCTGCTCAAGCTGATCAAAGAAACGGGCGCCGTCAAAGCCATGGCCCACATCACTGGTGGCGGCCTGCTGGACAACATCCCGCGCGTGCTGCCAAAAGGCGCTCAAGCGGTGGTTGACGTCGCGAGCTGGACCCGCCCTGCGGTGTTCGATTGGCTGCAAGAGAAAGGCAACGTCGACGAAAACGAAATGCACCGCGTGCTGAACTGCGGCGTCGGCATGGTCATCTGCGTTGCTCAAGAGCACGTTGAAACCGCACTGAACGTACTGCGTGAAGCTGGCGAGCAGCCTTGGGTCATCGGCCAGATCGCCACCGCCGCCGAAGGCGCGGCTCAGGTCGACCTGAAGAACCTTAAGGCTCATTAA
- the purN gene encoding phosphoribosylglycinamide formyltransferase — MSVTCDVVVLLSGTGSNLQALIDSTRTGDSPARIAAVISNRADAYGLQRARDAGIDTRTLDHKAFEGREAFDAALIELIDAFNPKLVVLAGFMRILSADFVRHYQGRLLNIHPSLLPKHKGLHTHQRALEAGDAEHGCSVHFVTEELDGGPLVVQAVIPVELHDSPQSLAQRVHTQEHLIYPMAVRWFAEGRLSLGEQGALLDGQLLAASGHLILT; from the coding sequence ATGTCCGTAACCTGTGATGTGGTGGTGCTGCTGTCCGGCACCGGCAGTAACTTGCAGGCCTTGATCGACAGCACGCGGACCGGCGACAGCCCGGCCCGCATCGCTGCGGTGATCTCCAACCGCGCCGACGCCTACGGCCTGCAACGCGCCAGGGACGCGGGTATCGACACCCGCACCCTGGATCACAAGGCTTTCGAAGGTCGCGAGGCCTTCGATGCCGCGCTGATCGAACTGATCGACGCCTTCAACCCCAAACTCGTGGTACTGGCCGGCTTCATGCGCATTCTCAGCGCTGACTTCGTGCGCCACTATCAGGGTCGCCTGCTCAATATCCATCCCTCGCTGCTGCCCAAACACAAAGGGTTACACACCCATCAGCGCGCGCTGGAGGCCGGCGACGCTGAACACGGCTGTTCCGTGCACTTCGTCACCGAGGAACTCGATGGCGGACCACTGGTCGTACAGGCAGTAATACCGGTAGAGTTGCACGATTCGCCGCAGAGTCTGGCGCAGCGAGTCCACACCCAGGAACACCTGATCTACCCGATGGCCGTACGCTGGTTTGCCGAAGGCCGTTTATCACTCGGTGAACAAGGTGCTTTACTGGACGGACAGTTACTCGCGGCCAGCGGCCACTTGATTCTAACCTAG
- a CDS encoding DUF3108 domain-containing protein gives MRRALLFACALLALPFAQAADLQPFSASYTADWKQLPMSGTAERSLTKGTNGVWKLSFKASMMIASLTEESTLTLDKDTLLPQSYHFERGGLGKAKKADLDFDWTTKMVTGTDRGDAVKLPLNRGMVDKSTYQLALQHDVAAGKKSMSYQVVDDGEVDTYDFRVLGSEKVDTKAGQIDAIKVERVRDPTQSKRITVLWFAKDWDYLLVRLQQVETDGKEYNIMLLDGTVNGKTVKGS, from the coding sequence ATGCGTCGCGCCCTGCTCTTCGCTTGCGCTCTGCTCGCCCTGCCATTTGCGCAGGCCGCAGACCTTCAACCCTTCTCCGCCAGCTACACCGCCGACTGGAAACAGCTGCCCATGAGCGGCACCGCCGAGCGCAGCCTGACCAAGGGAACCAATGGCGTCTGGAAGCTCAGCTTCAAGGCGTCGATGATGATTGCCAGCCTGACCGAAGAAAGCACCCTGACGCTGGACAAGGACACGCTGCTGCCACAGTCCTACCACTTCGAGCGCGGCGGCCTGGGCAAAGCCAAGAAAGCTGATCTGGACTTTGACTGGACCACCAAAATGGTCACCGGTACTGATCGAGGTGATGCCGTCAAGCTTCCACTCAATCGCGGCATGGTCGACAAGTCCACCTATCAACTGGCACTGCAGCATGACGTAGCCGCCGGCAAGAAAAGCATGAGCTATCAAGTCGTCGATGACGGCGAAGTCGATACCTATGACTTCCGCGTGCTGGGTTCAGAGAAAGTCGACACCAAGGCCGGCCAGATCGATGCGATCAAGGTCGAACGCGTACGCGATCCGACTCAAAGCAAGCGCATCACCGTGCTGTGGTTCGCCAAGGATTGGGATTACTTGCTGGTCCGTCTGCAACAGGTTGAAACCGACGGCAAGGAGTACAACATCATGCTCCTCGACGGTACGGTCAACGGCAAGACGGTCAAAGGCAGCTGA
- a CDS encoding DUF3859 domain-containing protein, whose protein sequence is MHLTRLVTLATIMFVSALASAEVRVEGPVEYGVFAGQKAELQSGERVLRRSNEQIQQTEIVPAKLGAKFGMRYQLAGKVAEDQPLTLLYFTPGIRTPDGVRHDKLEVTQKLVPGAPQDLMAFEFTESHEVVPGEWRFMVFQGDRLLAQQRFTVR, encoded by the coding sequence ATGCACCTCACCCGCTTAGTCACCCTGGCCACAATAATGTTCGTCAGTGCTCTGGCCAGTGCAGAAGTCCGCGTCGAAGGCCCGGTGGAGTACGGCGTGTTCGCTGGTCAGAAAGCCGAACTGCAATCGGGCGAGCGGGTTTTGCGTCGCAGCAATGAACAGATCCAGCAAACCGAAATCGTCCCCGCCAAATTGGGCGCCAAATTCGGTATGCGCTACCAGTTGGCCGGCAAGGTCGCCGAAGACCAGCCGCTGACGTTGCTCTATTTCACGCCGGGCATTCGTACTCCGGATGGCGTGCGTCACGACAAGCTGGAAGTCACTCAGAAACTGGTACCTGGTGCTCCGCAGGACCTGATGGCCTTCGAGTTCACCGAAAGTCATGAAGTTGTTCCCGGTGAATGGCGTTTCATGGTGTTCCAGGGCGACCGTCTGCTGGCTCAACAACGCTTTACCGTGCGCTGA
- a CDS encoding OsmC family protein produces the protein MTVTVNTVSAEGFRHSVQIDDHELFADVSKTSGGEGTAPEPHDYFDAALGACKALTLKMYAKKKNIPLTGVEVEVKRDNSEEQKGKYALHVELTLKGVLTDAQRDELHRVADRCPVHKLMTLSEVSIETHLSEGAFSQ, from the coding sequence ATGACTGTCACCGTCAACACTGTCTCTGCCGAAGGTTTTCGTCACAGCGTCCAGATCGATGACCACGAACTCTTTGCAGATGTGTCGAAAACCTCCGGCGGCGAAGGCACCGCGCCTGAACCACACGACTACTTCGATGCAGCCCTCGGCGCCTGCAAGGCCCTGACGCTGAAAATGTATGCGAAGAAAAAGAACATCCCGTTAACGGGCGTCGAGGTTGAGGTCAAGCGCGACAACAGTGAAGAGCAGAAAGGCAAATACGCCCTGCACGTCGAACTCACGCTCAAAGGCGTACTTACCGACGCACAGCGCGACGAGCTGCACCGCGTGGCCGACCGCTGCCCGGTCCACAAACTGATGACCCTCTCTGAAGTCAGCATCGAAACCCATCTGTCCGAAGGTGCCTTCAGCCAATAG
- a CDS encoding pirin family protein: MNTPLVIRPRAEDVEGQPILRPLPSAKCRNVGPFVFFDHMLETRYPAGKGMNIRQHPHIGLSTLTYLFEGQIQHKDSLGSDQVVNAGDVSWMTAGSAIAHVERTPEALKDSGFTLHGLQIWLASPKDHEHGPGHYSHHPAATLPASDMLGVKIRMIAGSGFCLESPVPVLSPTLYAELNLQTATTLLIPTEHAERALYVLSGEVQLDGELLEPHSLVVLPVGEEMTLFAESDCHAVLFGGAPLDGPRRINWNFVASDPALIDEARRRWAAGDWPTVPGESERIELPKHRSPPTPL, from the coding sequence ATGAACACGCCACTCGTGATCCGCCCTCGCGCCGAAGATGTCGAAGGCCAGCCGATTCTTCGCCCGTTGCCGTCAGCCAAATGCCGCAACGTCGGGCCTTTCGTGTTTTTCGACCACATGCTCGAAACCCGTTACCCGGCGGGCAAAGGCATGAATATCCGTCAGCATCCGCACATTGGCCTGTCCACCCTCACCTACCTGTTTGAAGGGCAAATCCAGCACAAGGACAGCCTCGGTTCCGATCAGGTGGTGAATGCTGGCGATGTCAGTTGGATGACCGCCGGCAGCGCGATTGCCCACGTCGAACGCACACCCGAAGCATTGAAGGACAGCGGCTTTACCCTGCACGGCTTGCAGATCTGGCTGGCTTCGCCCAAGGATCATGAACACGGCCCAGGGCATTACAGCCACCATCCGGCTGCCACGCTACCTGCCAGCGATATGCTTGGCGTGAAGATACGCATGATCGCCGGATCAGGCTTTTGCCTAGAATCGCCGGTCCCAGTGCTTTCTCCTACGCTGTACGCCGAATTGAACCTGCAAACGGCGACCACATTGCTGATTCCCACCGAGCATGCAGAACGGGCACTGTATGTGCTGAGCGGTGAGGTGCAACTGGATGGCGAGCTGCTGGAACCGCACTCGCTGGTGGTGTTGCCGGTCGGGGAAGAGATGACACTGTTCGCCGAGAGCGACTGTCATGCCGTGCTGTTTGGCGGCGCGCCGCTGGATGGGCCACGACGGATCAACTGGAATTTCGTGGCCAGCGATCCGGCATTGATCGATGAAGCACGTCGGCGCTGGGCGGCCGGGGATTGGCCGACAGTGCCGGGGGAAAGCGAGCGGATTGAGCTGCCGAAACACCGAAGCCCGCCAACTCCCTTGTGA
- the htpG gene encoding molecular chaperone HtpG, translated as MSVETQKETLGFQTEVKQLLHLMIHSLYSNKEIFLRELISNASDAVDKLRFEALAKPELLEGGAELKIRVSFDKEAKTVTLEDNGIGMSRDDAVTHLGTIAKSGTADFMKHLSGDQKKDSHLIGQFGVGFYSAFIVADKVDVFSRRAGLAASEGVHWSSKGEGEFEISTVEKADRGTRIVLHLKSAEDEFADGWRLRNIIKKYSDHIALPIELPKEVAAVEGEDKPAVEWETVNRASALWTRPRTEVKDEEYQEFYKHVAHDFENPLSWSHNKVEGKLEYTSLLYVPTRAPFDLYQREAPKGLKLYVQRVFVMDQAESFLPLYLRFIKGVVDSNDLSLNVSREILQKDPIIDSMKSALTKRVLDMLEKLAKNEPEQYKGFWKNFGQVMKEGPAEDFANKEKIAGLLRFASTQGDDGEQVVGLADYLARAKEGQDKIYYLTGETYAQVKNSPHLEVFRKKGIEVLLLTDRIDEWLMSYLSDFDGKSFVDVARGDLDLGNLDSEEDKKAAEEVAKSKEGLVERLKTALGESVAEVRVSHRLTDSPAILAIGEQDLGLQMRQILEASGQKVPDSKPIFEFNPAHPLIEKLDNEQSDERFGDLSHILFDQAALAAGDSLKDPAAYVRRLNKLLVELSV; from the coding sequence ATGAGTGTGGAAACTCAAAAGGAAACCCTGGGCTTCCAGACCGAGGTGAAGCAACTGCTGCACCTCATGATCCATTCGCTGTATTCCAACAAGGAAATTTTCCTTCGCGAATTGATCTCGAACGCCTCTGACGCTGTCGACAAATTACGCTTTGAAGCCCTCGCCAAGCCTGAATTGCTGGAAGGCGGCGCTGAACTGAAAATCCGTGTGAGCTTCGACAAAGAGGCTAAAACCGTCACCCTCGAAGACAACGGCATCGGCATGAGCCGTGACGACGCGGTGACCCATCTGGGCACCATCGCCAAGTCCGGCACTGCCGATTTCATGAAACACTTGTCTGGCGATCAGAAAAAAGACTCGCACCTGATCGGTCAATTCGGTGTTGGTTTTTACTCGGCGTTCATCGTCGCCGATAAAGTTGACGTATTCAGCCGCCGTGCCGGCCTCGCAGCCAGTGAAGGCGTGCACTGGTCGTCCAAGGGCGAAGGCGAGTTCGAAATTTCTACTGTCGAGAAAGCCGACCGTGGTACCCGCATTGTCCTGCACCTGAAGTCCGCTGAAGACGAATTCGCCGATGGCTGGCGTCTGCGCAACATCATCAAGAAGTACTCCGACCACATCGCCTTGCCGATCGAGTTGCCGAAAGAAGTGGCAGCCGTTGAAGGCGAAGACAAGCCTGCCGTTGAATGGGAAACCGTCAACCGCGCCAGCGCCCTGTGGACTCGTCCTCGCACTGAAGTAAAAGACGAGGAATACCAGGAGTTCTACAAACACGTCGCTCACGATTTCGAAAACCCGCTGAGCTGGAGTCACAACAAGGTCGAAGGCAAGCTCGAGTACACCTCGCTGCTTTATGTGCCGACCCGTGCTCCGTTCGACCTGTACCAGCGTGAAGCGCCGAAAGGCCTGAAGCTGTACGTGCAGCGTGTGTTCGTCATGGATCAGGCCGAGTCCTTCCTGCCGCTGTACCTGCGCTTCATCAAAGGCGTAGTCGACTCCAACGACCTGTCGCTGAACGTGTCGCGGGAAATCTTGCAGAAAGACCCGATCATCGATTCCATGAAATCGGCGCTGACCAAGCGCGTTCTGGACATGCTGGAAAAACTGGCGAAGAACGAGCCTGAGCAATACAAAGGCTTCTGGAAGAACTTCGGTCAGGTCATGAAAGAAGGCCCGGCAGAAGACTTCGCCAACAAAGAAAAAATTGCTGGCCTGCTGCGTTTTGCGTCCACTCAGGGCGATGACGGCGAGCAGGTTGTGGGTCTGGCCGACTACCTGGCGCGCGCCAAGGAAGGTCAGGACAAGATTTACTACCTGACTGGCGAAACCTACGCGCAAGTCAAAAACAGCCCGCACCTGGAAGTCTTCCGCAAGAAAGGCATCGAAGTGCTGCTGTTGACCGACCGCATCGACGAGTGGTTGATGAGCTACCTCAGCGACTTCGACGGCAAGAGCTTTGTCGACGTGGCACGCGGTGACCTGGACCTCGGCAACCTGGATTCGGAAGAAGACAAGAAAGCCGCGGAAGAAGTCGCCAAGTCCAAAGAAGGTCTGGTTGAGCGTCTCAAAACTGCTTTGGGTGAGTCCGTTGCTGAAGTGCGGGTTTCCCACCGCCTGACCGATTCCCCGGCGATCCTCGCCATCGGCGAGCAGGACTTGGGCCTGCAAATGCGTCAGATCCTGGAAGCCAGCGGTCAGAAGGTTCCGGATTCCAAGCCGATCTTCGAATTCAACCCGGCTCACCCGCTGATCGAGAAACTCGACAACGAGCAGAGCGACGAGCGCTTCGGCGACCTGTCGCACATTCTGTTCGATCAGGCAGCCCTGGCGGCCGGCGACAGCTTGAAAGACCCGGCCGCTTATGTGCGCCGTCTGAACAAGCTGTTGGTTGAACTGTCGGTTTAA
- a CDS encoding PaaI family thioesterase, translating to MTDTFKEQLQQAHAQGDYASLLDLIPYARLIGVECSRVGDELLFRLPANRDNIGNPLLPAIHGGVIAGFMELSAALHLLIFTGSPGVPKIIDFSLDYLRAGQFRDTWAKCQVCRQGRRVANVAIIAWQRSEAEPIATARAHFKIEEPLKF from the coding sequence ATGACCGACACATTCAAGGAACAACTTCAACAGGCTCATGCGCAGGGGGACTATGCCTCGCTGCTGGACCTGATTCCCTACGCCAGGCTGATCGGTGTTGAATGCTCGCGTGTTGGGGATGAACTGCTGTTTCGTCTGCCGGCCAACAGGGACAACATTGGTAATCCTTTATTGCCGGCGATTCATGGCGGGGTCATTGCCGGGTTCATGGAGCTCTCGGCGGCACTGCACCTGTTGATTTTCACCGGCTCGCCCGGCGTGCCGAAGATTATCGACTTTTCCCTCGACTACCTGCGCGCGGGCCAGTTTCGCGATACCTGGGCCAAATGCCAGGTATGCCGACAGGGGCGTCGGGTGGCCAATGTGGCGATTATCGCCTGGCAACGTAGTGAAGCTGAGCCTATTGCCACGGCCCGGGCTCATTTCAAAATCGAAGAGCCCTTGAAATTCTGA
- a CDS encoding PaaI family thioesterase produces the protein MTENPVFERATRFLSALRHCQVLGMRVHNACSEGLTVILPYSLQIVGNPQTGVIHGGALTSLMDTACGMATLCVLPEFEVCPTLDLRVDYMHAAEPHKDVYGFAQCYRVTTDVIFARGFAYQDDPEQPIAHVVGTFMRMGKGIKGTKGFAGAIAGGAK, from the coding sequence ATGACCGAAAACCCCGTTTTTGAGCGTGCGACTCGATTCCTGTCGGCATTGCGCCATTGTCAGGTACTCGGCATGCGCGTTCACAACGCCTGTAGCGAAGGGCTGACGGTGATTTTGCCGTACAGCCTACAAATCGTCGGCAACCCGCAAACCGGGGTGATTCATGGCGGTGCCCTGACCTCGCTGATGGACACCGCTTGCGGCATGGCCACTCTCTGCGTGCTGCCTGAGTTTGAAGTCTGTCCGACGCTCGACTTGCGCGTCGACTATATGCACGCCGCCGAGCCGCACAAGGACGTGTACGGCTTCGCCCAATGCTACCGGGTGACCACGGACGTGATCTTCGCGCGCGGTTTTGCCTATCAGGACGACCCCGAACAGCCCATCGCCCATGTGGTGGGCACGTTTATGCGCATGGGCAAGGGCATCAAAGGGACCAAAGGTTTCGCGGGTGCCATTGCCGGAGGTGCGAAATGA
- a CDS encoding MAPEG family protein: MSIPFWCVLISALLIYVAKIPVAKAMNEQGGYDNHLPRQQQAQLTGFGARALAAHQNSFEAFILFAVGVLMAHTTQTAGWLIDALAIIFVITRVIYLLCYWADLAWQRSLVWFVGLVCSLLLMISPTFRTVLL; the protein is encoded by the coding sequence ATGAGTATTCCGTTTTGGTGTGTGTTGATCAGCGCATTGTTGATTTACGTGGCAAAGATTCCGGTGGCCAAAGCCATGAACGAGCAGGGCGGTTACGACAATCACCTGCCGCGTCAGCAACAGGCCCAACTAACCGGTTTCGGCGCCCGCGCATTGGCGGCCCATCAGAACAGTTTCGAGGCGTTCATATTGTTTGCGGTAGGGGTGTTGATGGCGCACACCACGCAGACGGCGGGATGGCTGATCGATGCGCTGGCAATCATCTTCGTGATCACGCGCGTCATTTACTTGCTGTGCTATTGGGCAGATCTGGCCTGGCAGCGCAGTCTGGTGTGGTTTGTGGGTTTAGTGTGTTCGTTGTTGCTGATGATTAGTCCGACTTTTAGAACAGTTTTGCTCTAA
- a CDS encoding DUF599 domain-containing protein: MSFIHTNLIHILAALWFVICWGGYTRYATWKGRDTACLASVLHLYREDWMRRMLLRDNRIADASVIGNLERNASFFASSTLIILAGILTVLGASDRAVSLLADIPMVQQASQGMSEIKLLCLALVFVYAFFTFSWCMRQYNFAAILVGSAPMIGERHVSEQERKAFASRAARVISMAANQFNFGLRSYYFGMTMLAWFVSPWLFMLMSAGVVFVLYRREFHSDVLDVMVYTPTEAPLPEANKEAA; encoded by the coding sequence ATGTCATTCATCCACACCAACCTGATCCACATCCTTGCCGCGCTCTGGTTTGTCATCTGTTGGGGCGGTTACACCCGCTATGCGACATGGAAGGGCCGCGACACCGCGTGCCTGGCCAGCGTGCTGCACCTGTACCGTGAAGACTGGATGCGTCGCATGCTGTTGCGCGACAACCGCATTGCCGACGCCAGCGTGATTGGCAACCTGGAGCGTAACGCCTCGTTCTTCGCGTCCAGCACGTTGATTATCCTGGCCGGTATTCTCACGGTATTGGGGGCTTCCGACAGAGCCGTGTCGTTGCTGGCGGACATCCCGATGGTGCAACAGGCTTCCCAGGGCATGTCGGAAATCAAGTTGTTATGCCTGGCGCTGGTGTTTGTCTATGCGTTCTTTACGTTCAGTTGGTGCATGCGTCAGTACAATTTTGCGGCGATTCTCGTGGGCTCGGCACCGATGATCGGCGAGCGCCATGTGTCCGAGCAAGAGCGTAAAGCCTTCGCTTCCCGGGCGGCGCGTGTCATCTCCATGGCGGCCAACCAGTTCAACTTCGGTCTGCGTTCCTATTACTTTGGCATGACCATGCTGGCCTGGTTCGTCAGCCCCTGGTTGTTCATGTTGATGAGTGCCGGCGTCGTGTTTGTGTTGTATCGCCGTGAGTTTCACTCCGACGTTCTGGATGTGATGGTCTATACACCTACAGAGGCGCCATTGCCTGAAGCAAACAAGGAGGCTGCTTGA
- the brnQ gene encoding branched-chain amino acid transport system II carrier protein, with amino-acid sequence MKVLKGQDILALGFMTFALFVGAGNIIFPPIVGLQSGPNVWMAALGFLITAVGLPVITVVALAKVGGAMDALSSPIGKVAGGLLAAACYLAVGPLFATPRTATVSFEVGLAPLTGESPLALFLYSSVYFLLVFFISLYPGRLLDTVGRFLAPLKIIALAVLGIAAFALPAGDIGVATPEYVAAPFSQGFINGYLTMDTLGALVFGIVIVNAIRSRGVESPALITRYAIIAGLIAGVGLALVYVSLFRLGSGSHEVAVGATNGAAVLHAYVQHTFGSLGSGFLAVLISLACLVTAVGLTCACAEYFSRVLPLSYKTLVIILAAFSLLVSNLGLTKLIAFSIPVLTAIYPPCIALVALSFCKDFWHEQGRIVGPVMLMSFIFGLIDALKGAGLADWMPTQLAHLPLSEQGLAWLVPSVMTLVVAVVCDRLLGKREEALA; translated from the coding sequence ATCGTCGGTTTGCAGTCCGGGCCTAATGTCTGGATGGCGGCGCTGGGTTTTCTGATCACCGCGGTCGGTCTGCCGGTGATCACCGTTGTCGCCCTGGCCAAGGTCGGTGGTGCAATGGATGCCTTGAGCAGCCCGATCGGTAAAGTCGCCGGTGGCCTGCTGGCAGCCGCGTGCTACCTCGCTGTTGGCCCGTTGTTCGCGACGCCGCGCACCGCGACCGTATCGTTTGAAGTGGGCTTGGCGCCGCTGACCGGCGAGAGCCCGCTGGCGCTGTTTCTCTATAGTTCGGTGTACTTCCTGCTGGTGTTCTTCATCTCGCTCTATCCGGGCCGTCTGCTGGACACCGTAGGACGTTTCCTTGCACCGCTGAAGATCATCGCTCTGGCCGTTCTCGGCATCGCGGCATTCGCATTGCCAGCCGGGGATATCGGCGTTGCTACCCCTGAATATGTCGCAGCACCGTTCTCTCAAGGGTTCATCAATGGTTACCTGACCATGGATACCCTGGGCGCATTGGTGTTCGGCATTGTCATCGTCAACGCGATCCGTTCCCGGGGCGTCGAGTCGCCAGCCTTGATCACCCGCTACGCGATCATCGCCGGGCTGATTGCCGGGGTGGGCCTGGCGCTGGTCTACGTCAGCCTGTTCCGCCTGGGTTCGGGCAGCCATGAAGTGGCAGTGGGCGCGACCAACGGCGCCGCTGTGCTGCATGCCTATGTGCAACACACCTTCGGCAGCCTGGGCAGTGGTTTCCTTGCGGTGCTGATCTCTCTGGCCTGCCTGGTGACAGCGGTCGGTCTGACGTGCGCCTGCGCCGAATACTTCAGTCGCGTGCTGCCGCTGTCCTACAAGACCCTGGTGATCATCCTGGCGGCGTTCTCCCTGCTGGTGTCCAATTTGGGCCTCACCAAGCTGATCGCGTTCTCGATTCCGGTACTCACCGCCATTTACCCGCCGTGCATCGCCCTGGTCGCTCTCAGTTTCTGCAAGGACTTCTGGCATGAGCAGGGCCGCATCGTCGGTCCGGTCATGTTGATGTCGTTCATCTTCGGCTTGATCGATGCCCTCAAAGGCGCCGGTCTGGCCGACTGGATGCCGACTCAACTGGCTCACCTGCCGTTGAGCGAGCAGGGGCTGGCGTGGCTGGTGCCGTCGGTCATGACGCTGGTAGTTGCGGTGGTTTGCGACCGTCTGTTGGGCAAGCGCGAAGAAGCGCTGGCTTAA